Proteins found in one Syngnathus acus chromosome 9, fSynAcu1.2, whole genome shotgun sequence genomic segment:
- the bag4 gene encoding BAG family molecular chaperone regulator 4, whose product MDTPQYPGYPSHYWYPQSHPTGHYANTYPPGSDGQPQYNPQVISGGYPNGHGVYNPAQGQYSTSGFHPSNPFYCADPQRTPPVSYPSQSCPAEQSSGQAGQPHSQNHHYPGIHCQGGPGYPQVPYSHYSESGHAMPPNTLYPTGQSLHSNSQAETWAHPGTYAPSQQQWQPGQQLPPNHYGNPVRPLHPPAWPGTGTGAPPPYQPKDQQLQRAPQVGPKPRPTTSPNRSNGKAAEISSPPQIYNIARQIDQNHSQGEPPPSAPTQSPAPGNAGPQFVSDNPSLARVQQIMARVLLLQEDVDEFVGKKTDKTYRYLEELLTKELLELDSVETLGLENVRQARKEAVQRIQAILDQLERKAF is encoded by the exons ATG GACACCCCACAGTATCCAGGATATCCATCACACTACTGGTACCCTCAATCTCATCCCACGGGGCACTATGCAAATACCTATCCCCCTGGATCAGATGGCCAGCCACAGTATAACCCACAG GTAATTTCAGGAGGTTATCCAAATGGCCATGGTGTCTACAACCCAGCCCAGGGTCAATATTCAACGAGTGGGTTTCACCCATCCAACCCTTTCTACTGTGCTGACCCTCAGAGAACGCCTCCAGTTTCTTATCCTAGTCAGAGCTGTCCTGCAGAACAAAGCAGTGGGCAAGCTGGTCAGCCACATTCACAAAACCATCACTATCCTGGTATACACTGTCAAGGG GGTCCTGGATATCCTCAAGTACCATATTCTCACTACAGCGAAAGTGGTCATGCTATGCCTCCAAACACGCTATATCCCACGGGCCAGTCTCTGCACTCCAACTCCCAGGCGGAAACTTGGGCACACCCTGGGACATACGCACCCTCACAGCAACAATGGCAGCCAGGCCAACAGCTTCCCCCAAATCATTATGGAAATCCCGTACGTCCGCTACACCCTCCAGCTTGGCCAGGGACTGGAACCGGTGCACCACCTCCTTATCAACCCAAG GACCAACAGCTCCAGCGCGCCCCACAAGTGGGACCGAAGCCCAGGCCGACCACATCCCCAAATCGCTCCAATGGGAAAGCTGCAGAAATTAGTTCACCACCTCAAATCTACAACATAGCAAGGCAAATTGATCAAAATCACTCACAAGGTGAGCCCCCACCCTCTGCTCCCACCCAATCCCCAGCTCCAGGCAATGCTGGACCTCAGTTCGTCAGCGACAACCCCAGTTTAGCTCGTGTCCAGCAAATCATGGCAAGAGTGCTGCTGCTTCAGGAAGATGTTGATGAatttgtgggaaaaaaaacagacaagacTTATAGATACCTGGAGGAACTTCTTACCAAAGAGCTGCTTGAGCTGGACTCTGTAGAGACTCTGGGACTTGAAAATGTCCGGCAAGCGCGAAAGGAGGCTGTGCAAAGGATCCAGGCCATTCTTGACCAGCTGGAAAGGAAGGCTTTCTAA
- the LOC119126549 gene encoding alpha-1-antitrypsin-like isoform X1 yields MSTMMHAALGVWILSAVVCLGRGHHHEGHTDGSLSHVSTGNKEFAFRLYRQLAAHSKNQDKNIFYSPSSVSVAFAALSVGAREETLQQLLSGLGYNSSQVTQNDINRAFSMILKRQENSSDINEGTAVFLDNTIQPKPEFLKDLKESFYTDVSNVNFQQTTESADTINKYVADKTHGKIDKLVKKLDAGTIMYLISYIYFKGMWDNPFDAKLTKEDEFTVDENTKVAVQMMNKEDNFDVYHDLAINTTILRLPFNSSYSMLLLLPDSMEALEKEICPEHVTKWSKWMKKRMYDIYIPKLSIKTDYALKEVLIEMGMTHMFDNRADLSGILEGKNLLVSNAVHQATLDIDETGATAAAATGVEITLMSFQHVPVLKFNRPFMLLVTENTTDDILFLGKIINPTI; encoded by the exons ATG TCCACAATGATGCATGCAGCCCTGGGTGTCTGGATCTTATCAGCAGTGGTCTGTCTGGGAAGAGGCCACCACCATGAAGGACACACTGATGGCAGCCTCTCACACGTGAGCACGGGAAACAAAGAGTTTGCCTTCCGGCTGTACAGGCAGTTGGCGGCTCATTCTAAGAACCAGGACAAGAACATCTTTTACTCACCAAGTAGTGTGTCCGTTGCCTTTGCTGCCTTGTCTGTCGGAGCCCGGGAGGaaactctccaacagcttttGAGTGGTCTTGGTTACAACAGTTCCCAAGTTACACAGAATGATATAAACCGAGCCTTTAGTATGATCCTCAAAAGGCAAGAGAATTCATCAGACATCAATGAAGGGACTGCTGTGTTCCTGGATAACACCATCCAGCCAAAACCCGAGTTCCTGAAAGATCTGAAAGAATCCTTTTATACGGATGTGTCGAATGTCAACTTCCAGCAAACGACAGAAAGTGCTGACACGATCAATAAATATGTAGCGGATAAGACTCATGGGAAGATCGATAAGTTGGTGAAGAAACTGGATGCCGGCACCATCATGTATCTCATAAGCTACATCTACTTCAAAG GAATGTGGGACAATCCTTTTGATGCCAAACTCACAAAAGAAGACGAGTTTACCGTTGATGAGAATACCAAG GTTGCTGTCCAGATGATGAACAAGGAGGATAATTTTGATGTCTATCATGACCTGGCAATTAACACGACGATCTTGCGCCTTCCCTTCAACAGCTCTTACTCCATGCTCCTTCTGCTGCCTGATAGCATGGAAGCACTAGAAAAGGAAATATGCCCAGAACATGTCACCAAATGGTCCAAGTGGATGAAAAAGAG GAtgtatgatatatatattccaAAGCTCTCTATTAAGACTGACTACGCTCTGAAGGAAGTGCTGATTGAAATGGGAATGACACACATGTTTGATAATCGAGCAGATTTGAGTGGCATTTTGGAGGGGAAGAATCTGTTGGTCTCCAAC GCTGTGCACCAAGCCACCCTTGATATTGACGAGACTGGAGCCACCGCTGCAGCCGCCACAGGCGTTGAGATCACTCTGATGTCCTTCCAACACGTCCCTGTGCTGAAGTTCAATCGTCCATTCATGCTTCTTGTCACTGAAAACACCACAGATGACATTCTCTTCTTGGGCAAGATAATCAATCCCACCATTTGA
- the carnmt1 gene encoding carnosine N-methyltransferase isoform X2 — protein sequence MAETIEQATLTGEYFPKERKKLTPEEEAKLERQHFWRIIDAFRVHVQEHVNRAERHFRSLPQRHQNLLPSVLPNLVRIRQCADHNHEVLQAIVEHSIHMFENIEYGEREDQRKVCPSSTFDMDKLKSTIKQFVRDWSEAGQGERDSCYQPIIREIQRHFPSDLYDVSKVSVLVPGAGLGRLAWEIARLGYICQGNEWSFFMLFASNFVLNRCEKVNCLTLYPWIHQFSNNKKSSDQTRLIRFPDVNPQSLPQDSDFSMVAGDFLEVYSDADSWDCVATCFFIDTAHNVIQYVETIWKILKPGGVWINLGPLLYHFENMANELSVELSYEDIRAAMVKLGFHIVVENESLHTTYTENERSMLRYIYDCVLFVARKPENLYSNCQAEDEPQNSPPAAKSPRQDNSKSHT from the exons ATGGCGGAAACAATAGAGCAGGCGACGCTAACCGGCGAATATTTtcccaaggaaagaaaaaagttaacCCCCGAGGAAGAAGCCAAGCTAGAAAGGCAACATTTTTGGAGGATAATCGACGCCTTTAG gGTTCATGTACAAGAGCATGTCAATCGAGCCGAGCGTCATTTTCGTAGTCTACCTCAACGCCACCAGAATTTATTGCCGTCTGTCCTGCCCAACCTGGTCCGCATCCGTCAATGTGCAGACCACAACCATGAAGTCTTACAGGCCATTGTCGAGCACAGCATTCACATGTTTGAGAACATTGAATATGGGGAACGG GAGGATCAGAGGAAGGTGTGCCCATCCTCAACATTTGACATGGACAAACTGAAGTCCACCATAAAGCAGTTTGTCCGAGACTGGAGCGAGGCGGGTCAGGGGGAGCGGGACTCCTGTTATCAACCCATCATCCGGGAGATCCAAAGACACTTCCCAAGTGATCTATA TGATGTATCTAAGGTCAGCGTGCTGGTCCCGGGGGCTGGACTTGGTCGTCTAGCCTGGGAAATTGCTCGTTTGGGCTACATTTGCCAGGGCAATGAATGGAGCTTCTTTATGCTTTTCGCTTCCAACTTTGTTCTTAATAG GTGTGAAAAAGTGAATTGTCTGACACTGTACCCCTGGATTCACCAGTTTAGCAACAATAAGAAGTCTTCCGACCAGACACGGCTTATCAGATTTCCCGATGTCAATCCTCAGAGTTTACCGCAAGATTCAGACTTCTCCATGGTAGCAGGGGACTTCCTGGAAGTCTATTCCGATGCAG ATTCTTGGGACTGTGTGGCGACGTGTTTTTTTATCGACACGGCTCATAACGTCATACAGTATGTGGAAACCATCTGGAAGATTCTTAAACCCGGAGGAGTGTGGATCAATCTGG GTCCGCTGTTGTACCATTTTGAGAACATGGCCAATGAGCTCTCAGTGGAACTCAGCTATGAAGACATCAGGGCAGCTATGGTGAAATTAGGCTTCCACATAGTG GTGGAGAATGAGTCTCTACATACCACCTACACAGAGAACGAGCGTTCCATGTTGCGATACATTTACGACTGCGTCCTCTTTGTGGCACGGAAACCGGAAAATCTGTACTCTAACTGTCAGGCAGAGGATGAGCCACAGAATTCACCGCCAGCTGCCAAATCGCCACGACAAGATAACTCAAAGTCTCATACGTGA
- the LOC119127451 gene encoding limulus clotting factor C-like: MCLDSLGIADGTIPDSSFSASSSAINAEPHKARLGGSGCWRPSEMFGSWIQVNLGQRFKVTGIVTQSCTYQLESSTLFELEFSIDGVNWYRPPEQPFLGTYMLTRLVFAQYVRLLPTFFGLRFDVLGCMPDDTSRDILCSSTATSLGLDGSMTVRCPPGCAQTYKVYGTQIYKQESNICAAAIHSGLIENAIGGIVTLLKRDPQEAYNSSARNGITSKSYTFADKEPRCLDSEWEEFADFCYKRFDERKTWYGARQACYRLNAKLVSIRSKVERDWLQDLVMSAPGNTWIGLNALAVPGKFVWSDHQKVTLTNWAPGELARQLENCVATLSQSGKWKRMSCAQLNGYMCKMPTDRYALDGKGLL; this comes from the exons A TGTGTCTTGACAGTCTGGGCATCGCTGATGGGACAATCCCAGACTCCTCCTTTtcagcctcttcctctgcgATCAATGCCGAACCTCACAAAGCGCGTCTGGGGGGCAGCGGTTGCTGGAGACCCTCCGAAATGT TCGGCAGCTGGATCCAGGTGAACCTCGGTCAGAGGTTCAAGGTGACGGGCATTGTGACCCAGAGCTGTACATACCAATTGGAAAGTTCCACGCTATTTGAGTTGGAGTTCAGTATTGACGGAGTGAATTGGTATCGCCCCCCAGAGCAG CCTTTTCTGGGGACGTACATGCTAACCAGGCTCGTGTTCGCCCAGTACGTCCGCCTCCTGCCAACGTTTTTTGGCCTTCGCTTTGACGTCTTAGGGTGCATGCCTGACGACACCTCTCGCG ACATCTTATGCAGCAGCACAGCCACCAGCCTCGGCCTCGACGGTTCAATGAC GGTCCGGTGCCCGCCGGGCTGCGCCCAAACCTACAAGGTCTACGGAACACAGATCTACAAACAA GAGTCAAACATCTGCGCGGCTGCCATTCACTCGGGCCTCATTGAGAACGCGATTGGAGGAATTGTGACTTTGCTGAAGAGAGACCCACAGGAGGCCTACAACAGCTCCGCCAGAAACGGGATCACCTCGAAA TCTTACACTTTTGCTGACAAGG AGCCGAGATGCTTGGATTCTGAATGGGAGGAGTTTGCGGACTTCTGCTACAAACGTTTCGATGAGAGAAAGACGTGGTACGGCGCTCGACAAGCCTGCTACCGTCTGAATGCCAAGCTGGTGTCCATTCGCTCCAAGGTTGAGCGGGATTGGCTGCAAGACCTCGTGATGTCAG CCCCCGGCAACACGTGGATCGGACTGAACGCCCTGGCGGTTCCCGGCAAATTCGTGTGGTCGGACCACCAGAAGGTGACCTTAACCAACTGGGCTCCGGGAGAACTTGCCCGCCAATTGGAGAATTGCGTGGCCACCTTGAGCCAG tCTGGCAAATGGAAGAGGATGTCCTGCGCGCAACTCAACGGCTACATGTGTAAGATGCCCACAGACCGTTATGCGCTGGATGGAAAAGGCttattatga
- the LOC119126549 gene encoding alpha-1-antitrypsin-like isoform X2 translates to MMHAALGVWILSAVVCLGRGHHHEGHTDGSLSHVSTGNKEFAFRLYRQLAAHSKNQDKNIFYSPSSVSVAFAALSVGAREETLQQLLSGLGYNSSQVTQNDINRAFSMILKRQENSSDINEGTAVFLDNTIQPKPEFLKDLKESFYTDVSNVNFQQTTESADTINKYVADKTHGKIDKLVKKLDAGTIMYLISYIYFKGMWDNPFDAKLTKEDEFTVDENTKVAVQMMNKEDNFDVYHDLAINTTILRLPFNSSYSMLLLLPDSMEALEKEICPEHVTKWSKWMKKRMYDIYIPKLSIKTDYALKEVLIEMGMTHMFDNRADLSGILEGKNLLVSNAVHQATLDIDETGATAAAATGVEITLMSFQHVPVLKFNRPFMLLVTENTTDDILFLGKIINPTI, encoded by the exons ATGATGCATGCAGCCCTGGGTGTCTGGATCTTATCAGCAGTGGTCTGTCTGGGAAGAGGCCACCACCATGAAGGACACACTGATGGCAGCCTCTCACACGTGAGCACGGGAAACAAAGAGTTTGCCTTCCGGCTGTACAGGCAGTTGGCGGCTCATTCTAAGAACCAGGACAAGAACATCTTTTACTCACCAAGTAGTGTGTCCGTTGCCTTTGCTGCCTTGTCTGTCGGAGCCCGGGAGGaaactctccaacagcttttGAGTGGTCTTGGTTACAACAGTTCCCAAGTTACACAGAATGATATAAACCGAGCCTTTAGTATGATCCTCAAAAGGCAAGAGAATTCATCAGACATCAATGAAGGGACTGCTGTGTTCCTGGATAACACCATCCAGCCAAAACCCGAGTTCCTGAAAGATCTGAAAGAATCCTTTTATACGGATGTGTCGAATGTCAACTTCCAGCAAACGACAGAAAGTGCTGACACGATCAATAAATATGTAGCGGATAAGACTCATGGGAAGATCGATAAGTTGGTGAAGAAACTGGATGCCGGCACCATCATGTATCTCATAAGCTACATCTACTTCAAAG GAATGTGGGACAATCCTTTTGATGCCAAACTCACAAAAGAAGACGAGTTTACCGTTGATGAGAATACCAAG GTTGCTGTCCAGATGATGAACAAGGAGGATAATTTTGATGTCTATCATGACCTGGCAATTAACACGACGATCTTGCGCCTTCCCTTCAACAGCTCTTACTCCATGCTCCTTCTGCTGCCTGATAGCATGGAAGCACTAGAAAAGGAAATATGCCCAGAACATGTCACCAAATGGTCCAAGTGGATGAAAAAGAG GAtgtatgatatatatattccaAAGCTCTCTATTAAGACTGACTACGCTCTGAAGGAAGTGCTGATTGAAATGGGAATGACACACATGTTTGATAATCGAGCAGATTTGAGTGGCATTTTGGAGGGGAAGAATCTGTTGGTCTCCAAC GCTGTGCACCAAGCCACCCTTGATATTGACGAGACTGGAGCCACCGCTGCAGCCGCCACAGGCGTTGAGATCACTCTGATGTCCTTCCAACACGTCCCTGTGCTGAAGTTCAATCGTCCATTCATGCTTCTTGTCACTGAAAACACCACAGATGACATTCTCTTCTTGGGCAAGATAATCAATCCCACCATTTGA
- the carnmt1 gene encoding carnosine N-methyltransferase isoform X3 produces MAETIEQATLTGEYFPKERKKLTPEEEAKLERQHFWRIIDAFRFYRVHVQEHVNRAERHFRSLPQRHQNLLPSVLPNLVRIRQCADHNHEVLQAIVEHSIHMFENIEYGEREDQRKVCPSSTFDMDKLKSTIKQFVRDWSEAGQGERDSCYQPIIREIQRHFPSDLYDVSKVSVLVPGAGLGRLAWEIARLGYICQGNEWSFFMLFASNFVLNRCEKVNCLTLYPWIHQFSNNKKSSDQTRLIRFPDVNPQSLPQDSDFSMVAGDFLEVYSDAECIMKSFRENVLWTDETKLEICASHSRSQMQHCKKKTLHTLLFKGLWSLRNVLIFKIKTLFFFQ; encoded by the exons ATGGCGGAAACAATAGAGCAGGCGACGCTAACCGGCGAATATTTtcccaaggaaagaaaaaagttaacCCCCGAGGAAGAAGCCAAGCTAGAAAGGCAACATTTTTGGAGGATAATCGACGCCTTTAGGTTTTACAG gGTTCATGTACAAGAGCATGTCAATCGAGCCGAGCGTCATTTTCGTAGTCTACCTCAACGCCACCAGAATTTATTGCCGTCTGTCCTGCCCAACCTGGTCCGCATCCGTCAATGTGCAGACCACAACCATGAAGTCTTACAGGCCATTGTCGAGCACAGCATTCACATGTTTGAGAACATTGAATATGGGGAACGG GAGGATCAGAGGAAGGTGTGCCCATCCTCAACATTTGACATGGACAAACTGAAGTCCACCATAAAGCAGTTTGTCCGAGACTGGAGCGAGGCGGGTCAGGGGGAGCGGGACTCCTGTTATCAACCCATCATCCGGGAGATCCAAAGACACTTCCCAAGTGATCTATA TGATGTATCTAAGGTCAGCGTGCTGGTCCCGGGGGCTGGACTTGGTCGTCTAGCCTGGGAAATTGCTCGTTTGGGCTACATTTGCCAGGGCAATGAATGGAGCTTCTTTATGCTTTTCGCTTCCAACTTTGTTCTTAATAG GTGTGAAAAAGTGAATTGTCTGACACTGTACCCCTGGATTCACCAGTTTAGCAACAATAAGAAGTCTTCCGACCAGACACGGCTTATCAGATTTCCCGATGTCAATCCTCAGAGTTTACCGCAAGATTCAGACTTCTCCATGGTAGCAGGGGACTTCCTGGAAGTCTATTCCGATGCAG AATGCATCATGAAAAGTTTCCGCGAGAATGTCCTTTGGACAGATGAGACAAAACTGGAGATTTGTGCAAGCCACAGCAGATCACAAATGCAGCATTGTAAGAAAAAAACGCTACATACACTACTGTTCAAAGGTTTGTGGTCGCTTAgaaatgtccttatttttaaaataaaaacgctattttttttccaatga
- the LOC119126558 gene encoding dual specificity protein phosphatase 26-like, whose amino-acid sequence MSFTSKLPSSWNDRLPPRKVEIDLSSPGLAVCELERLLFTGKAIISHADEVWPRLYIGDQHSAENKNDLFKHGITHILNAAHSQRRGSPNIYQGMKISYMGVEANDSCTYDMSVNFQAAADFIHMALSRGGHVLVHCQVGVNRSATLVLAYLMLKQRLTLVEAICAVKENRGVIPNRGFLRQLIRLDRQLFGTHK is encoded by the exons ATGTCTTTCACATCCAAACTTCCTTCATCCTGGAATGACAGACTTCCTCCCAGGAAGGTGGAAATTGACCTAAGCTCCCCTGGTTTAGCTGTGTGCGAGTTGGAAAGACTCTTGTTTACTGGCAAAGCCATCATCAGCCATGCAGACGAAGTATGGCCAAGGCTCTACATTGGTGATCA ACACAGTGCCGAGAACAAGAATGATTTATTCAAGCATGGAATCACTCATATCCTTAATGCAGCTCACAGTCAACGTCGAGGGTCTCCCAACATCTACCAGGGAATGAAGATAAGTTATATGGGAGTAGAGGCAAATGACTCATGTACCTATGACATGAGTGTCAACTTCCAGGCAGCTGCGGATTTTATTCACATGGCTCTTAGCAGGGGAG gTCACGTTCTGGTGCATTGCCAGGTAGGAGTGAACCGTTCTGCCACCTTAGTCCTGGCGTACTTGATGCTGAAGCAGAGACTCACCCTGGTGGAGGCTATATGTGCCGTCAAAGAGAACAGGGGGGTCATTCCTAACCGAGGTTTCCTCCGACAACTTATCCGTCTGGATAGGCAACTATTTGGGACACATAAGTGA
- the wu:fa19b12 gene encoding uncharacterized protein wu:fa19b12, translating into MAKRLTDDTLISQLPIKRKFLSSCRVADLQLGSMAVYGGVSPSSTRDLLIDHCKKRRRSVEIPDVPQEEAPLDLTATTPDARKESMSMSHAQTCGRYNESLDSTTASKRRREEYVESGTIASEVCTKTDIDSEDCTYNSFQYWRVPLPQLDLSLLEETTEHCQVQHNSNVRNALDAMET; encoded by the exons ATGGCAAAGAGGCTCACCGACGACACTTTGATTTCCCAGTTACCCATTAAGAGAAAATTCCTGTCTTCTTGCCGTGTTGCTGACCTGCAGCTCGGGAGCATGGCTGTGTACGGAGGCGTGAGCCCATCGAGCACACGAGATTTGTTGATTGATCACTGCAAAAAGAGGAGACGTAGCGTAGAAATTCCAGATGTGCCACAGGAAGAAGCGCCTCTGGATCTCACGGCGACAACCCCTGACGCGCGCAAGGAAAGTATGAGTATGTCACATGCGCAGACATGCGGACGCTACAATGAATCTCTCGACTCCACTACGGCCAGCAAACGACGCCGAGAAGAATATGTGGAATCGGGGACTATCGCTTCTGAGGTTTGCACTAAA acagaCATCGATTCTGAAGATTGCACTTACAATTCTTTTCAGTACTGGAGGGTCCCTTTGCCTCAACTTGACCTTTCGCTGCTGGAAGAAACCACAGAACATTGCCAAGTACAACACAATTCAAATGTCAGAAACGCTTTGGATGCAATGGAGACCTGA
- the carnmt1 gene encoding carnosine N-methyltransferase isoform X1, which yields MAETIEQATLTGEYFPKERKKLTPEEEAKLERQHFWRIIDAFRFYRVHVQEHVNRAERHFRSLPQRHQNLLPSVLPNLVRIRQCADHNHEVLQAIVEHSIHMFENIEYGEREDQRKVCPSSTFDMDKLKSTIKQFVRDWSEAGQGERDSCYQPIIREIQRHFPSDLYDVSKVSVLVPGAGLGRLAWEIARLGYICQGNEWSFFMLFASNFVLNRCEKVNCLTLYPWIHQFSNNKKSSDQTRLIRFPDVNPQSLPQDSDFSMVAGDFLEVYSDADSWDCVATCFFIDTAHNVIQYVETIWKILKPGGVWINLGPLLYHFENMANELSVELSYEDIRAAMVKLGFHIVVENESLHTTYTENERSMLRYIYDCVLFVARKPENLYSNCQAEDEPQNSPPAAKSPRQDNSKSHT from the exons ATGGCGGAAACAATAGAGCAGGCGACGCTAACCGGCGAATATTTtcccaaggaaagaaaaaagttaacCCCCGAGGAAGAAGCCAAGCTAGAAAGGCAACATTTTTGGAGGATAATCGACGCCTTTAGGTTTTACAG gGTTCATGTACAAGAGCATGTCAATCGAGCCGAGCGTCATTTTCGTAGTCTACCTCAACGCCACCAGAATTTATTGCCGTCTGTCCTGCCCAACCTGGTCCGCATCCGTCAATGTGCAGACCACAACCATGAAGTCTTACAGGCCATTGTCGAGCACAGCATTCACATGTTTGAGAACATTGAATATGGGGAACGG GAGGATCAGAGGAAGGTGTGCCCATCCTCAACATTTGACATGGACAAACTGAAGTCCACCATAAAGCAGTTTGTCCGAGACTGGAGCGAGGCGGGTCAGGGGGAGCGGGACTCCTGTTATCAACCCATCATCCGGGAGATCCAAAGACACTTCCCAAGTGATCTATA TGATGTATCTAAGGTCAGCGTGCTGGTCCCGGGGGCTGGACTTGGTCGTCTAGCCTGGGAAATTGCTCGTTTGGGCTACATTTGCCAGGGCAATGAATGGAGCTTCTTTATGCTTTTCGCTTCCAACTTTGTTCTTAATAG GTGTGAAAAAGTGAATTGTCTGACACTGTACCCCTGGATTCACCAGTTTAGCAACAATAAGAAGTCTTCCGACCAGACACGGCTTATCAGATTTCCCGATGTCAATCCTCAGAGTTTACCGCAAGATTCAGACTTCTCCATGGTAGCAGGGGACTTCCTGGAAGTCTATTCCGATGCAG ATTCTTGGGACTGTGTGGCGACGTGTTTTTTTATCGACACGGCTCATAACGTCATACAGTATGTGGAAACCATCTGGAAGATTCTTAAACCCGGAGGAGTGTGGATCAATCTGG GTCCGCTGTTGTACCATTTTGAGAACATGGCCAATGAGCTCTCAGTGGAACTCAGCTATGAAGACATCAGGGCAGCTATGGTGAAATTAGGCTTCCACATAGTG GTGGAGAATGAGTCTCTACATACCACCTACACAGAGAACGAGCGTTCCATGTTGCGATACATTTACGACTGCGTCCTCTTTGTGGCACGGAAACCGGAAAATCTGTACTCTAACTGTCAGGCAGAGGATGAGCCACAGAATTCACCGCCAGCTGCCAAATCGCCACGACAAGATAACTCAAAGTCTCATACGTGA